Genomic window (Dictyoglomus thermophilum H-6-12):
AATGCTGGTATTTTGATTGCTCATGATATTACGGAGTTTCCTCTTGAGGATTGGAAGAAGGTAATAGATGTTAATTTGACAGGATATTTCCTTTGTGCAAGAGAGGCAGCAAAAGTTATGGTAAAGCAGAAGTCTGGAGTAATAATTCAGATCAATTCAAAATCTGGAAAAAAAGGAAGTTTTAGAAATTCTGCTTATTCCGCATCAAAATTTGGAGGAATAGGATTTACTCAAAGTATTGCATTAGATCTTGCACCTTATAACGTAAGAGTGGTAGCGGTATGTCCAGGGGATCTTTTAGATTCTCCACTATGGAAGGAAAGCCTTTATGATCAGTATGCTAAGAGATTAGGAATAAGTAAAGAAGAAGTAAGAGAAAGATATTTAAAGCAGGTGCCTCTTGGTAGGGCGTGTACTTATGATGATGTAGCAAATGTGGTAGTATTTCTTGCTAGTGACGAGGCCTCTTACATTACTGGCGATGCAGTAAATGTAAGCGGTGGCGTAGAAATGAGGTGAAGAGATGAAGGTACATATAGATATTGGTATTAATGGGGCTTTTTTGACAAGAAGATGGGAGAATCCTGAAAATTTTATAAAACTCACTAAAGAGTTGGGATATGATTATCATTCCTTTTGCAGTGATGTTTTAGATCCATTCTTTAGTGGTGATAAATCTTATCAAATAGAAACTGCTAAAGAGGTAAGAGAGTATGCGGAGAAATATAAGGTTGAGATATGGGATTATTATACTGGAATGGCAACTCATAGGTTTCATGGTCTATCTCACAGTGATGAAAGAGTAAGACAGAGGATGAAGGAATGGATAATATCTGCTATGGATATTGTTAAAGAAATGGGGGCAAAATATCTCGGAGGGCACTGGGATGCTTTGTCGGTGGAAGTTTTGCAAGATCTAGAAAAGACGAAAGAAAGGATCGAATATGTTTATAAGACTTTTAAGGAACTTGCGAAGATAGCAAAAGAAAAAGGTCTTTTAGGTATATCTAATGAACAGATGTATATACCCAGTGAAAAGCCCTGGACTCTTAAGGAGGCTGAGGAATTTCTTATTGAGGTAAATAAGGAAAATGATGGTGTTCCTGTATATATAACCATTGATGTAGGACATCAAGCTGGAATGCATTATGGTCTTTCTGGAGAAGATTTGTCCTACGAGGAATGGCTAAAAAGGTTTGCAGTATTCTCTCCTATAATTCATTTACAACAGACTACAAGAGATGCTAGTGCGCATTGGCCCTTTACAGAAGAATATAATGCTATAGGTCATGTAAAGATCGATAAAGTTCTCTCTGCAATTGAATACTCTTTTAAGCATTATAAGGAAAATCCTGTTTCTCAATATTTGAGGCCTGTAGAAGAAATTATTCTAATTGTTGAAGTTATTCCTTCATCTACAAAAACTGAGGAAAAACTTTTAAAGGAGCTTAAAGAGACTGCTGAATATTTAAGAAAATATATTCCGCAAGGAGGCATTTATTATGAATTCTGAGGTAGAAAAAATAAAAAGGGAGCTTGTAGAGATAGGAAAAAGAATAGCGCAAGAAAATTTAATTGTGGGACCTGGAGGAAATATTAGTGCAAAAATCGAAGATAAAGTATATATAAAGGCAAGTGGTGTTTCTTTTGAGGATGCTACTGAAGATGATTATATTGGTGTTGATTTGAATTCAGGTAGAGTAATTGAAGGTGATAAAAGGCCATCTTCCGAAATATGGATGCATCTTGAGTGTTATAAAGTAAGAGAAGATGTTAGGGCAGTGGTGCATACTCATCCTATATATTCAATTGCTTATGCTTTTCAAGATGAACCTTTAAAATTATTTACACCTGACATGGTAGCTCTTCTTGGAGGAGAGATTCCTGTGGTGGAATATGTGGTGCCTGGTGGTAAAGAATTTGCAAGGGTAGTTGGAGAGGTTATAAAAAATCATAATGGTGTTCTTGTTAAAAATCATGGATTAGTAACTGTAGGAAGTAATCTTAAAGAGGCGCTTTACAGGACTCTTCTAATTGAAAATTCTATAAAGACCATATTCATAGCAAAATTATTTGGTAATATGCGCTTCTTTACAAAAGAGCAGATTGAAGAAATTGATAACTTAGAGGTGGAAAAATATAGAAGAAAACTATTAAAAGAAAAGGGTTAATTATCTCCAAGGAATATTATCTTTTCTTCTTATTTGGATCTCGTCTATAACAGCATTGTTTCTAAATTTTAATAAGAAGACAATTATTTCTGCGATCTCAAAAGGCTGAATTAGTGATGCTTTTTGAAGGTCAGGTCTTACTTTATTTACAAGATCTGTTGCTACACCACCTGGCGAGATTAAGTGTACTCTTATCCCATATTCATATACTTCTTGAGCAAGAACTTTTGTAAACCCATGTAATGCATGCTTTGAGGCTGTATAAGCACTTTGATTTACATAACCCTTATATCCTACCACCGAAGATATATTTATAATTGTTGGAATTTCTGAGTTTTTCAGATAAGGGATAGCATACTTACATAAAAAGTAAGGGACTTTTGCATTAATAGTCATTATCTCATCCCATTCTTCTTCTGAGGTTTCAATAAGAGGTTTAGATAGGGCTGTTCCTGCATTGTTAATTAGTATGTCTAATTTTCCAAAATATTTTATTACTTCTCCTACCACAATCCTTGGTGCATTTTTCTCCCTTAGATCTATAGGCAGTGTGAAGACGTTTGTATTTTCCTTCTCTAATTCTTCTTTGAGTTCTTTTAGTCTCTTTGCGTCCCTTGCTATAAGAGCAAGATTAGCTCTTTCTTTTGAGAGTCTTCTTACTATCTCTTCGCCTATCCCTCTGCTTGCACCAGTTATTAGAATTATTTTATTCTCAAGACTTATCATGTCTTTATTATAACAAATCTATTTATCTTCTAAAATGGTTCTCTGATTAAAACTTGACATTAATGAAAAATTAAAATAAAATATAATGCAAAAAAGTGCAAAGCTATTGCATAATATACAAAGGGGGTGATTAAAAGATAAAAGTTTTTTCTAAGGTAATCTAAAAATAACTTTAAAGGGGGATTTTTAAAATGAGGTTTAAAAAGTTTATTGTTCTATTTCTTCTCCTTCTTATTGTTTTTACTGTAAGTTATTCACAACAACCTATAAATTTGAGAGTTGCTTGGTGGGGGAGTCAAACAAGACATAACCAAACCTTAGAAGTGATAAAGCTTTTTGAGAAAAGGTATCCTTACATAAAGATAACTCCTGAGTATACTTCTTGGAGTGATTATTGGACTAAACTTAATACTCAAGCTGCTGCTCAGAATTTACCCGATGTTATACAGCATGATTATCAATATATAACTGAATGGGTAAATAGGGGACTTCTTTTACCTTTGGACGATTTTGTAAAAAATAATGTTATTAACCTCAAAGATGTAGCTCCTAATTACATAAAACCTGGGATAGTGAATGGTAAACTTTATGGTATTAATTTAGGAGTAAATGCATTAGGATTAGTATATGATCCTGAGATTTTTAAACAAGCAGGAGTTCCTACCCCAAAGAACGATTGGACTTGGGATGAATTTAAGGATACAGTAATTCGAATAAAAAATAAATTAGGAATTTATGGTGTAGAAGGTTTTACAGGTCAGATAGAATGTTTCAAAATATGGTTAATTGAAAATGGAGAGTGGTTATATGCTTCTGATGGAAAATCAATAGGATTTAGCAAGGATACATTTGTAAAATGGTGGAAGATGATGTTGGATATAGAAGATGCAGGTGCAGCTCCTAATATTGCTGTAGATGTTTCAAGAAGTGGTCTTGGAGTAGAAGACCAGTTTATTGTAACCAAGAAATCTGCTATGTCTCTTGCTTGGAGTAATCAACTTATTGCTATATCAAGAGCAGCAGGTAGACCTTTAAAAATGGTTCTTTTCCCAAGACTTGATAAAAAGTCAAAATCTGGTACATACCTTAAAGCCTCAATGTTTTTCTCTATTAACGCAAGGACAAAATATCCTAAAGAATCAGCTATGTTTATAGACTTTTTTACTAATAGTTTAGAAGCTCATAAAATAATGAAAGCAGAAAGAGGAGTACCTATATCAAGCAGAGTCCAAACCTTCTTAAAACCATATCTTGAAGCGCCTCAGAAAGAGGCTTTTGCTTTTGTAAAACTTGCCGAGAAAGAAGGTTCTCCTACACCACCTCCTGATATTCCAAAACATGCTGAGGTATCTAATAACGTCATAGCACCTATCTGGGAACAGATTAGATATAAAAAGATCAGTATAGAGGATGCCTACAATAATCTAAAGAAAGAGGCAGAAAGAATATTAAATAGATAATTCTAATTTCATTAAGGGGGGAAGATATGATTCTTCCCCCCTATTTTTTATCCTAAATCAATAGGGGGAGTATTAGGAATATGAGATTATCTAAGAAAAAGATGTCTAACATTATTGCAGGATATTTTTTCATTTCTCCGTGGATTATTGGATTTTTAGTTTTTATTCTTTTTCCGCTTGTAGCTTCTTTCCTTTTGTCCTTTACTAAATATGATGTATTAGGTACTCCTAAATTCATAGGATTGGAAAATTGGCAGAGAATGTTTTTTGAAGATAGACGTTTTTATAATGCTTTGAGAGCAACTTTCAAATATGTGGTTTTTGCTGTACCTTTTAGATTATTGTTTGCATTTATAGTAGCATTGGTTTTAAATTTAGTTGAACATAAGATTATAAGGTTATATCGTGCAATATACTATGTTCCATCTCTTGTTGGGGGAAGTGTTGCTGTTGCTGTAATGTGGAAACAAATCTTTGGAATGGATGGACTTGTAAATTATATTTTGCAAAACTTTTTTGGTTTTTCAGAAAAGATTATGTGGCTTGGTGATCCTCGCTTTGCTATATGGACTTTGATTTTGCTTGCAATGTGGCAGTTTGGATCTCCCATGCTTATATTTTTAGCAGGATTGAAACAGATACCTGTAGAACTTTATGAGGCAGCTTCTATTGATGGAGCAAGCTTTTGGAGACAACTTTTTAAAATTACCATACCCCTCTTAAGTCCTGTAATCTTTTTTAATCTTGTCATGCAAACTATTGGAGGATTCATGGTGTTTACTCAAGCATATATTATAACTGGAGGAGCACCTCTTGATACTACTTTGTTTTATGCTCTCTATGTATACCAAAAAGCCTTCAGAGATTATGATATGGGATATGCATCAGCTATGGCATGGTTTATGTTGGTTATTGTTGCTATAGTGACCTTCTTGTTATTTAGGAGTTCTAAAAAGTGGGTTTACTATGAGGCAGGGGAGGTTAAATAATTTATGATAAAAAAATCTTTGAGTTTCTATATAATTTATTATATTTTAATAACTATTTTTGCTTTTGTCATGGTTTATCCTCTGTTGTGGCTTATCGGGTCTTCTTTCAAAACTCATCAGGAAATTTTTTCTAATATGACATCTTTGATTCCTAAAAAAATAACTTTTGAAAATTATATTGAGGGTTGGAAGGGTTTTGGAGGTATAACTTTTGCCACCTTTTTTAAAAATTCATTTATTCTCTCTACTGGAGTTACAATTGGTGTTTTAATTTCCTCTACTATGATTGCTTATGGACTTTCAAGAATAGCTTTCCCTGGAAGAAATTTCTGGTTTACTACTATTATGCTAACTCTTCTTCTGCCGGGACAAGTACTCATAGTACCAAGGTATATATTGTTCTATAAACTTGGTTGGGTAAATTCTTTTAAGCCCTTAATTATCCCAGCCTTTTTTGGGGGACCATTTTTTATCTTCTTAATGATGCAATTTATTAGAGGTATTCCCTATGAATATGACGAGGCTGCCTCTATTGATGGTGCGAGTAAATATCAGATATTCTGGTATATAATTCTTCCTGGATTGAAACCTGCTATTATAACAAGTATTATATTTGCTTTTTACTGGACATGGGATGATTTTATGGGGCCTCTCTTATATTTAAATAAGCCTGAACTTTATCCCGTAGCTCTTGCTCTAAAGGCTTTTGCAGATCCTACTACAATCACAAATTGGGGGGCTGTTTTTGCTATGTCGGTTCTTTCATTGGTTCCTATATTCTTTATTTTTGTGTTCTTCCAAAAGTATATGGAAGCTGGAATTGCTACTACTTCAGTTTCAAAGTTATAGACTCTATTGTTGACCTTTAAAGACTTTTGTGATACTTTTAAAGTAATAAAAAATGAAAATAAAAATTAAAAATAATGGATAAAAAATAAAAATTAATAGGGGGAATTTTTTATGAAAGATTATGAAAAGAGATATGAAATCCTGAGAAAAATGCTGGAAGAAGAGGGTATAGAGGTGGATGAAGTTGAGAAAAAGTTAAAAAGTTTCAAAGTGGAAACTCCTTCTTGGGGGTATGGTAATTCGGGAACTCGATTTTACGTTTTTAAACAGAAAGGAGCTGCAAGAAATGTAAAGGAAAAGCTCCAAGATGCTGCAATGGTGCATAAACTGACAGGGATATGTCCTACTGTAGCTCTTCATATTCCATGGGATATGTACGATGATTGGGATGAACTTTTAAGATATGCTGAGTCTCTTGGAGTAAGACCTGGAGCTATTAATCCTAACCTTTTTCAGGACGATGATTATAAGTTTGGAAGTTTAACCCATCCTGATAAAAGAGTGAGAGAAAAAGCTATAAAGCATATTTTAGATTGCATTGAAATAGCTAAAAAACTTGGCTCAAGGGATATTTCTTTATGGCTTGCTGACGGGACTAACCATCCAGGCCAAGATGACTTTAGATTAAGGAAACATAGATTGGAAGAAAGTCTAAAAGAGGTTTATTCTCATTTAGAACCTAATATGAGGCTTCTAATAGAATATAAGTTTTTTGAACCTGCCTTTTATCACACTGATATTTCTGATTGGGGGACTGCTATCATACTTTCTAAAAAGCTTGGAGATAAAGCCTATGTTCTAGTGGATTTGGGGCATCATCCTCTTGGAACTAATATTGAACAGATAGTTGCTATTCTCCTTGATGAAGGAAAACTTGGTGGTTTTCATTTTAATAATAAGAAATACGCTGATGATGATTTAACTACTGGTTCTATTAATCCTTATGAGTTGTTTTTGATTTTTAACGAACTTGTTTCTGCAGAGCAAGATGGTTTAAAGATGGATATAGCTTATATGATAGATGAGTCTCATAATTTAAAAAATAAGATAGAGGAAATGATACAAAGTGTAGAAAATATATTTAGAACCTATGCAAAAGCTTTAATTGTTAACAGAAAAGTTCTTAGAAAATATCAAGAAGAACAAGATATAGTTATGGCTGAGAATACTTTGGTTAAGGCTTTTGAGACTGATGTAATGCCTTTAATCTACAAGGTTAGAGAGGAGATGGGAGTTCCTCTTGATCCTCTTAAAGCGTTTAGAGAAAGTGGATACATGGAAAAAGTGATTAAAGAGAGAGGATAAGGGGGAGGCATATGGAAGATAGGAAATTTCTTGCTATCGATCTTGGAGCAGAAAGTGGTAGAGTAATTGTAGGGATATTAAAGGATGGAAAATTAACTATTGAAGAAGTTCACAGATTTATAAATAGACCTGTAGATATCTTAGGTAGATTATATTGGAATGTAACTCAAATATTTCAAGACATAAAGGATGGTTTAGTAAAGGCATTTTCTAAGTATAGAGATATAGAAAGTATAGGTATTGATACATGGGGGGTTGATTTTGGATTAGTAACCAAAGAGGGATACTTTGCTGGCATACCTGTATGTTATAGAGATCATAGGACTGATGGTATTCTTGAAAAAGCTTTTGAGGTTATGTCCAGAGAAAGGATATATGAATTGACGGGAATACAAATAATGCAGATTAACACACTGTTTCAACTTTACAGCATGGTTCTTGAAAAATCCTCTCTTTTTAACTCTGCTTATAAACTATTGTTTATGCCTGATCTATTCAATTTTATGCTAACTGGAGAGATGAAAACTGAATTTTCTATAGCTACTACTTCTCAAATGTATAACCCTATAAGAGATGGATGGGAAGAAGAGATATTGGAAAAATTCGGTATACCAAAGGATCTTATGCCTGAGGTCTTACCCCCAGGAACGGTAATAGGGAATCTAAATAAAAGTATAGAAGAAGAGTTAG
Coding sequences:
- a CDS encoding sugar phosphate isomerase/epimerase family protein → MKVHIDIGINGAFLTRRWENPENFIKLTKELGYDYHSFCSDVLDPFFSGDKSYQIETAKEVREYAEKYKVEIWDYYTGMATHRFHGLSHSDERVRQRMKEWIISAMDIVKEMGAKYLGGHWDALSVEVLQDLEKTKERIEYVYKTFKELAKIAKEKGLLGISNEQMYIPSEKPWTLKEAEEFLIEVNKENDGVPVYITIDVGHQAGMHYGLSGEDLSYEEWLKRFAVFSPIIHLQQTTRDASAHWPFTEEYNAIGHVKIDKVLSAIEYSFKHYKENPVSQYLRPVEEIILIVEVIPSSTKTEEKLLKELKETAEYLRKYIPQGGIYYEF
- a CDS encoding carbohydrate ABC transporter permease; this encodes MRLSKKKMSNIIAGYFFISPWIIGFLVFILFPLVASFLLSFTKYDVLGTPKFIGLENWQRMFFEDRRFYNALRATFKYVVFAVPFRLLFAFIVALVLNLVEHKIIRLYRAIYYVPSLVGGSVAVAVMWKQIFGMDGLVNYILQNFFGFSEKIMWLGDPRFAIWTLILLAMWQFGSPMLIFLAGLKQIPVELYEAASIDGASFWRQLFKITIPLLSPVIFFNLVMQTIGGFMVFTQAYIITGGAPLDTTLFYALYVYQKAFRDYDMGYASAMAWFMLVIVAIVTFLLFRSSKKWVYYEAGEVK
- a CDS encoding carbohydrate ABC transporter permease, which produces MIKKSLSFYIIYYILITIFAFVMVYPLLWLIGSSFKTHQEIFSNMTSLIPKKITFENYIEGWKGFGGITFATFFKNSFILSTGVTIGVLISSTMIAYGLSRIAFPGRNFWFTTIMLTLLLPGQVLIVPRYILFYKLGWVNSFKPLIIPAFFGGPFFIFLMMQFIRGIPYEYDEAASIDGASKYQIFWYIILPGLKPAIITSIIFAFYWTWDDFMGPLLYLNKPELYPVALALKAFADPTTITNWGAVFAMSVLSLVPIFFIFVFFQKYMEAGIATTSVSKL
- a CDS encoding class II aldolase/adducin family protein, whose translation is MNSEVEKIKRELVEIGKRIAQENLIVGPGGNISAKIEDKVYIKASGVSFEDATEDDYIGVDLNSGRVIEGDKRPSSEIWMHLECYKVREDVRAVVHTHPIYSIAYAFQDEPLKLFTPDMVALLGGEIPVVEYVVPGGKEFARVVGEVIKNHNGVLVKNHGLVTVGSNLKEALYRTLLIENSIKTIFIAKLFGNMRFFTKEQIEEIDNLEVEKYRRKLLKEKG
- the srlD gene encoding sorbitol-6-phosphate dehydrogenase, giving the protein MCECQRLKDRVAIVTGAAQGLGEALSYRLAKEGCNVTVADIKIEKLQEVAKRIEEEYGRKALAVKCDVTSEEDVKNMVEKTVEAFGKLDIMVANAGILIAHDITEFPLEDWKKVIDVNLTGYFLCAREAAKVMVKQKSGVIIQINSKSGKKGSFRNSAYSASKFGGIGFTQSIALDLAPYNVRVVAVCPGDLLDSPLWKESLYDQYAKRLGISKEEVRERYLKQVPLGRACTYDDVANVVVFLASDEASYITGDAVNVSGGVEMR
- a CDS encoding ABC transporter substrate-binding protein; this translates as MRFKKFIVLFLLLLIVFTVSYSQQPINLRVAWWGSQTRHNQTLEVIKLFEKRYPYIKITPEYTSWSDYWTKLNTQAAAQNLPDVIQHDYQYITEWVNRGLLLPLDDFVKNNVINLKDVAPNYIKPGIVNGKLYGINLGVNALGLVYDPEIFKQAGVPTPKNDWTWDEFKDTVIRIKNKLGIYGVEGFTGQIECFKIWLIENGEWLYASDGKSIGFSKDTFVKWWKMMLDIEDAGAAPNIAVDVSRSGLGVEDQFIVTKKSAMSLAWSNQLIAISRAAGRPLKMVLFPRLDKKSKSGTYLKASMFFSINARTKYPKESAMFIDFFTNSLEAHKIMKAERGVPISSRVQTFLKPYLEAPQKEAFAFVKLAEKEGSPTPPPDIPKHAEVSNNVIAPIWEQIRYKKISIEDAYNNLKKEAERILNR
- the rhaI gene encoding L-rhamnose isomerase, whose protein sequence is MKDYEKRYEILRKMLEEEGIEVDEVEKKLKSFKVETPSWGYGNSGTRFYVFKQKGAARNVKEKLQDAAMVHKLTGICPTVALHIPWDMYDDWDELLRYAESLGVRPGAINPNLFQDDDYKFGSLTHPDKRVREKAIKHILDCIEIAKKLGSRDISLWLADGTNHPGQDDFRLRKHRLEESLKEVYSHLEPNMRLLIEYKFFEPAFYHTDISDWGTAIILSKKLGDKAYVLVDLGHHPLGTNIEQIVAILLDEGKLGGFHFNNKKYADDDLTTGSINPYELFLIFNELVSAEQDGLKMDIAYMIDESHNLKNKIEEMIQSVENIFRTYAKALIVNRKVLRKYQEEQDIVMAENTLVKAFETDVMPLIYKVREEMGVPLDPLKAFRESGYMEKVIKERG
- a CDS encoding SDR family oxidoreductase, translated to MISLENKIILITGASRGIGEEIVRRLSKERANLALIARDAKRLKELKEELEKENTNVFTLPIDLREKNAPRIVVGEVIKYFGKLDILINNAGTALSKPLIETSEEEWDEIMTINAKVPYFLCKYAIPYLKNSEIPTIINISSVVGYKGYVNQSAYTASKHALHGFTKVLAQEVYEYGIRVHLISPGGVATDLVNKVRPDLQKASLIQPFEIAEIIVFLLKFRNNAVIDEIQIRRKDNIPWR